The window TTCTTCTTGTCCCTGCctcctatttcaatttttattcttccatttcaatttttattcttccaAAATTCTCTATTAATCAGAAcccaaatttatatatttaaaaaagatagattaatttcaaataaaatttttaatgatattttttaattttcaatataatttccattaaaaaaaattgtgaaaatctttataaactttaatattacaatataGTATTTCTCttgaaagaaatatatatattttcggCCTCgtaatgaaaaaaaagtcTTATTATCGATGAATTATAGTCGAATGGATCTGATGAATTTAGATGGGGATGGGTTTGGCATGATGGTCATAGTCAACCACCCACtaattaattgtaattttggaaaatgaCTTGAAATCCAATCGAAAGCAAAGAAAGATATGTTGTTGAGCTTCAAACTTTACACCATTTCTCACTCTCACAATCACATCACCTTTACTCAAACTCCACTTTCAAATAAGCTCCAACAcaacctttttcctttttcattaaaCCAAATCCATATAATATCTCattcatcaaataaaaatttaagggtgATGCAAATACTAGTCGCAGAAATGGACTCATGAGGAGGCGTGAGCGTGAGTAGCAGGTAGCTGCCCGACGCGTGCAACCGTCGCAAAGATTGGGCATAAAATTTAGGCCTCCCAAAACTATGGGTTGAGTTCAATGAACAGATAAAATGTATTGATGGTCAAGTCAATTTTTATGAGCTCTCTCTTCCTATCTTAACAATTTTAACTTGCTTGCTACAACGAAAATCCACGAGAACAGAAACCACTGGTTTCAACAcgagaaggaaaaagggaaaagaaaaaggtcaAAAGGGCTGGTGGGTGACCCACAAACACCATTGAAAGTGAGGCTCTGTCAATGACATAATCAGTATCCACAAAACGTGATACGTAGCGCTTCAGATTTCACACAGTCAACATCAAACCATCCACCACCACCTTTTCAATTATACAATTCCTTAATGTGCGCCAAACTCCCATTTTCATTGAACACACTCTTCGAGTTCCATCCATAACCTTTTTAACAATATATGGCCAATCAAAAACTATGATGCAATTTGTTTCAAAGGGGTAAAATCTAAGTGTTTATTTGAAGAAGAGGGAAGGGAACCCCACCCAACTTTAAAGCAAGTTGAAATACGGGTCCAACAAGATTacaaaaggaggaaaaaaacaaattgcaAAGCCTCACAACAAACTAAAACCAACCTAATTGAAGGCTATCACCCATCATCATTACGCGGATTCAATGGGAATAGATTTTCATATTCAGAGACTTGTTGATCCATGACTTCCAGCTCCCTGAGGCTTTGCGATGGATGGCTGGCCGTGATGCTGCTTTTCCATCTTCTCCCACTTTCTCTGCCTGTGGTTTCTTGCACAACGTGAAGTTTCGAGCTCCGTGCGATCCAATTGTGTCCCATGGACTCAAGGCTGCACAAAAAAACCCATACAACATGAGAAACTACAAcccagaattttttttttatcagagGATTCAAAAGACCGAACAACAGAGAATCCAAACATCCCAAAACAGAGAACCCCATCACAAAATGAGATAAATACCGAATAACATCTAATTTTTCTCCATCCTTTCAGATTAGAAACATGCAACACGATTGTAGAGGAAAATTGCAACGAATTAACACAAATGAattgagaacaaaatataaaattagaattaccATCTGGTCCAGCACTCGGACAATAAAGCTGGAAATCGTGAAGATCAGAGCCAAGAATTGGGAGCCGGCCCTCACGCGCGTAGGATTTCAACGCGGTATCAATAACATCAGCAACAAGTTGCTCCTCGCTTACAATAAATCGAATCGGACCAGCGCTGCCGAGCACATTGATGCTGATCAACAGCCTATTGCCCTTAACATTCTGGTTCTTCTTCTGCTTGTACAGCAACATCttcatacaaaaagaaaaaaagaaatcgcaatcccttctttttccttcaaactATATCCGAATCAGGGAACCGGATACCGACGACAACAGCCCCGAGAAATTCACCGAAGCTAGCGCCGGTATCAAAAAATCGAAAGAGAAAAATCgcaaaaacttaaaagaaaatgaaaattcctTGAAATGAGTATATGGattagagagaaagagatctCAAGGGTCAACTCCAAGGCAGCGGTAGTACCAGCCTTCCTTGCAAgaaccaaaagcaaaagaagaagaagcagaaagAGGAAGACGAGCGCTCGCCCTTGAATCCAAAAGGGAGCGCATGTAATTACTACTCCTGGAATTTTCTTCAACCATTCACAACTCCTTGAAAAATTCTCGAACCTATTCCGGcgaatgaaagaaaacaatcaCAGCGAGAAACGGAATTGAATTgcagagagaggagagaaagaagggaataCAATGaattgagaagaagaaaacaatggTGAAAACTGAGAATTGTGGGTACCGACGAGGATGGCAGGTGGTATTTAAATGGATTTGCTTAGGGTTAGGGCTTTGTTTTAGGGCCAACAACCATAAtatatcttaatttatttttttatttattttttttttcccgatTCGTTTATTAAATGCTTTTATTccttattccttttcttttttcttttattttattttgaccCCCACATTTTTCAGCCTTAATTTTGCttcacaaattatttttatttttctccattaataatttagattccaatggtaataattataaatatattattaaacctacttttcaaccattttaaattaaaatccaacatgttttgtattttattgtttttttttctaatttatgttTTCTCCCTTCTTTTATGCTTTACatataatcttaaatttttatcatttttcttttatcaaatttaCGATTAAGGGCTCTATGAacaattttattcaaaattttggttaGTATTAAGCGtttgaataaatatatgattaatAGATAATTTATATGTGAAGTTTAaagaccaaataaaatatttaaaatattgacgattaaaaaaaatatctaaaattttaagattaaaacaaaatttctatttctaatgttataggttaaaatataatatttagagataattagtgttttgtttttttttttttaattagggATTTAtactctaaatttaaataaaaatttaaaatttgagctaaaaattaaactaaaactAATGGTCAGCTAAAAACGAAAgctttcaaaatatatttgtaatttataaatataaatattttcaaaagtttaaaagaaaatcaaaattaaaataattattaaaagtgcactaaattaaaatgagcttgttttattctataaatttaaataacattataaatttgtgctaaaaattaatagaaagtaggctaaaaactaaaattccaaaatatatttgtaatttataaaaataaataattcctaaagtgtaaaagaaaataaaaattaaaatcattatcaAACGTGCACtaaattcaaactcattaataatgaaaatgagctttcacaaaaggaaaaggttgaatatatcaaaatggaattaaaaaaaaaggaaaattgagTATGTTAGATGATAGAAGTCACATGccaatttagaaaatgatgatgggtttataaacaaagaatactctcccCATCCCATCttttgggaagctcaaagcaaagtcatgagaagTTAATGCTCAAATTGgagaatatcataccattgtggagagtcgtgtttgtctaacatgatattagagccgTGCCCTatttagtcgtgccaatagattggtaaatcctcaaatatcgaacaaaagactcctaagaaaaggagtcgagcctcctcgaaggcgtAAAAAATTACTAAGACTCCATCAAGGGGGAGGTGTGGAGTCTAGGCTCGATTAAGGGGGAGGCGTAGTTTGTTGGAAGAGAGGAGTTgatggatgatggaagtcacACAtcaactaatttagggaatgattgaGGCCTGTTGGAGAatcccaaagcaaagcaaagcgatgagaacttatgctcaaagtggacaaaagaagaagtccGTTGTTCATCAATGGCAGCGAGAAGGAGCTACCCATTCGGCGGTGAATACAGTTCGTTCGCTTTCCATGATGGAGATTCGAAGCAGGTTCCATTATTTGCGCTGTGAATACTCCCTTTACTTGACTGTTTTGGATTTCACACAAGCCCcatgttttaagtttttaatccaaattcaaatttggttTGCGTTTGGTAATCCTTTTCAAGCCTGGTGGCCCCCCTGCCCTAAAGGCTACTGATCTTCTCTGTCTGTTTTCTATTCATGCTTGGCTTCGAGATATTTCTTTTGTAGTTTTCAATTGCATGCGCACCACCTGTTTGTGTAAATGCCTCTGAGATATACGCCTCACTTTTCAAGACTTGGCCAGCTGGTTTTGCTGGTAGTAGGGGGTGCGGCAGTTTAGATAAGCTTTATGAAGTTGTTGACTTTGTAATTTCTGATTTAATTCCATTCTAGAAAAATGCTTTTCAaaacgttttctaaaatcacTTTCCTAAGTTATGAGATGAGACTATTTGTGTCAACTATTCAAGTCTGAGTTGGTTGATTTAGTTTCGAAGGtgatatcaaaattatcaCTTATTAGTTGCAAACAAAGGGTAATTGTAACACTGAACTAAGCTTTAGTTTAGGTCCcatgtgtgagatctcacatcgggttgcaaggagaacgaaacactctttataagagtgcagaaacctctcccttatgcgttttaaaaagtttgaggGAAACCCCGAActaggacaatatttactagtagtagcagtagacttgggctgttactaatagtattagagccagacaccgagtaATATGctagcgagaaggctgagccccgaaggggggtgcaCATAGAGCAATGTGcaaacaaggacgctggccccaaaagggtagatttggtgggggtccatATCGATcagagaaaggaatgagtgccatCAAGGAGGCTGGACACTGaatgaggtggattgtgagatcccacatcggttggagagcggaacgaaacactctttgtAAAgatgtgtaaacctctccctagtagacgtgttttaaaaatcttgaaggaagctcgaaagaatACCCGAAGATGATATCAAATATCATTCATTATGCTCGAATAAGGACAATTGTGATACTTAGTCAAGCTTCCGTTTGGGTCCCATGGGTCCCGAAGATAGAAAGTCGGTTTCCAATTCACAGAAAAATCTCTAGCTTTAAGCAACCTTTTTCTAGTTTTGATTTGTCAAAAAAAGGTTCCTTCCATCTGATAACGTTATTGGTTGGCCATGTTCACACACGGGCAAATACCCAAAATTTGACATTCTAAGCTTCATATTGTTTctacattttgttttggtgAATGAGTCGCAGATGTTTCATTAATTTCAGCTAAAAGAATGGATGAACTGCACGTTCTTCATAACAATGTTTGAAACGCTATCTATCTCATTGAAAGTCCATTGATATTGTAAATGTTGCAAAAGCAGCAACAAGAAACACGATTCATGAGTGGAATAGTATTATTGTAAGCAATTTAAGTATATCAGATGGCGTTGGTGGAGGCATTATTTTGATACCACATTTCTGTTTTGGTTAGTTTTATGGCACAAGTGGCCAGCAACGGGTAGAAAAGGAAGGACCCAGAAGCCTCATATTTGGGCATATCTGGTTTAGTTCTTCTTGGCATTTGCGTgattctctcttcctttttatgTCCTTTGCTCAGCCTTTGCGTGGAAAGGAAGGACCCACAAGCCCTTTGCTCacccttctctcttttttttagtgttttcatatttgttgGTAGCccaaaatgaattataaagaaataagaataatttttaaaaatagaatagttATGGAAACGTGGACCATATGGGTAAGTGTGAAATAGGAGTAGAactaaatattctttatacgggtgtggaaaccctatctaatttaaaaaccttctgggaaagctcgaaagagtAAGCTCGAAGATGATagtatctgctagtggtgggaagtccgaaaggataagtttaaagaggacaatatctactaccgAAAggataattcaaatatttcagcTTTTAAGATatgtttgttttatatatttttttcttttatgagtTACTAAAATATTACACTATTGTTACGTTAATTctcattaaatatatatagttcgTTTTAaaccacatttttttttttgtaaattatgaCGTATATTTATTAGCTCAAGATGACTTGATATTATTacgactattttttttttcatgtttaagTTATGAGTGAAAGTAGGGTATTGTAAAATTTAGGGAAGTTTTTCTTTACCAATATTAAAgacaaaaattggaaaatggaGAACGATTAGAGACCAAATTgcaatttaaagaaaattgtgaaaattttcaatttttacctttctatttttcctatttaaattatgactttaatgaaaatgactaaaattaGAACAATGTTGAAAAGTAgggaagaagttgttttattACCAAAATTAAGGGTTAAGTTGGAAAATTACAGTTTTACCATTGAAAATTACTGTTTACCATCTATGTTTTATATCTAAGGtatgatttaataaatattactaAAACTAGAGTGTTTTGAAATTAGAGAAGTTATAAAATGGAGGGAAATTTTTGACGAAAATGGAGAGCCAAATTGGAAAATAGAGGACGATTAGAGACCAAATTGtaattgtttttgaaaataaaaattcaaatgaatttaccctttcaaaattattatttattacccATCTTTCCCATTTAAGTAATgactttaatgaaaattactaaaaatagAATGTGTTGAAAGTAAGGAGCTTATTAAATTTAGGGAAGCTTTGGACCAATATTAGGGGCCAAATTGGAAAATGGAGGACGATTAAAGACTAATAATTGCagttattttgaaaatacgAAATCAAATACAACGTctgaaatttctattttacCCTTGCCCCCAAGCTTTCAATTTTACTGTATTGTATTTTAGTATCTAaaagaagatttaatattctaacttttactttttatcaTGTTTATGTTATATTCACACGTTAATTTCTACCCAAATTAATCTAGAAGTGAGAACTTTTCCttgactttaaaacgcgtctgctaggaaaaaGTTTCAACACCTTCATagatgatgttttgttcttctccccaaccaatgtgagacttcACGTAATGACTCATGCCCAAGATTCAGATAAAGATTCGAAATTCAGATTCGGCATCTGATAGCCCCAACATTCCATTGTATCTCCTGCAACATGGTTACATTACTTACGTTCCTTGCTTCTTAATAATGAAGACTATCTCTACGTACCAACACAAATACTTCTAGCATATTttatcctcactcacatgcagcCTAGGTAAATTTTCAAGATCTCACCCTATATAGAATTGTCCCAagtaaaacatgtttaactatgaagttctatgattgagtcacAAAATAGAAGGTGAACCTTGTAGGGTAAGGGAGACCCTAGTGCAATGAATGTGGAAGGAAACCCTGGGACGATGCTTGACTTGCACTAGAGCATGTTTCTGGTATGGTCAAGAAGGACATATTGTCATGAATTGCATGGAGGGTCGTGCAGACAAC is drawn from Cucurbita pepo subsp. pepo cultivar mu-cu-16 unplaced genomic scaffold, ASM280686v2 Cp4.1_scaffold000278, whole genome shotgun sequence and contains these coding sequences:
- the LOC111784788 gene encoding uncharacterized protein At4g22758-like gives rise to the protein MKMLLYKQKKNQNVKGNRLLISINVLGSAGPIRFIVSEEQLVADVIDTALKSYAREGRLPILGSDLHDFQLYCPSAGPDALSPWDTIGSHGARNFTLCKKPQAEKVGEDGKAASRPAIHRKASGSWKSWINKSLNMKIYSH